TGGCTATAAGTTACTAATGCACTTTTTAAGCGAAGCTGAAAGATTAGGTGCTGAGCGAATTATGACGACAATGCCGCTTAGTAATTTTAATGGCGACAGTATGGAACGGCTGTTGACCAGAAAGGGTTTTACCCTGTCTTCGAAGACATACACAAAGGAATTGTAAATATGTGTGAACCAACAACGATCATGATGGGTGTCGGTATGGCGGCTTCGGCTGCGATGGCCGCTAAAAGCTCGTCTGACCAATCATCAGCTCAGAAAAAGGCCGGAAAGTATTCAGCACAATCAGCCGGTAGACAACAAGCTCAAGCTGAGTACGAAGCCAAACAAATTATGGAGCAAGCCAATGAGCAAGCTCGTCAAGTTAGGGCTGAAGCAATTTCAGTTCGAGGCAAGCAAATCGCAAATCAAGCCGCTTCAGGTGTTGTGGTTGGTGATGGTTCCGCTCAAGCAATGGTTGATGAAGTGACCCGCTTGGCTGAACAGGATGCGGTTGCGTATCTGATGAGTGGAGCTAACGGTTCAATCTCGGCCAATGAAAAAGGTCGATTAGCTCGTATGGATGGCGAATTCCAATCGAAACAGTTTTACACCCAAGCAAGCAACACCATGACTAACGGCATGATTGGAGCTGGTGCTTCATTGCTTTCAAGTGCTGGTTCATTGGGAGCAAAAAGCGGTATGACTTTTGGCGAGATGGGCGGAAATATAAAGGGAGCATTTACCGGCAGCCCATTCAACGGCTCAGGTATGTACAGATCATTTGGGAATTAATAAATGGCAATTAAATTAGAGATACCACAATCAGGACAACGCGGCCAAACCTTTGAAGCCGCTCCGCTTCAAGACCCAACGCGTGGCTTTGGAAATGTCGTCGCTAAACCAGTGTCCTTACCGACAGAGGATGTTCGCGGTAATACACGAGCCATCTTACAAACCGGCGAGTCCGCCGCTCAGACCAGTGCTACAGCTGCTAAAGCGATTAATTCCGCTGTGTCATACCTTCAGCAACATGCCGAAGCGGAAGACAAGGTAAAAGCCGCGCAGATTGAAAATGAAATGATCGTCAAGCACGCTGAAATCGATAAACGCAATCAAGAACGAGTTTTGAAAGGCGAAATTACCTTAGCTCAAGTCGCCGACGAAAACCGTAAAGCCTTGGAAACTGAGTACAGTGCGTTAATTGAAAACACCCCTTTCAACTTTGGCACAACCAGAGACACGTTGCGAGTGTCAGCCTCAAAAAGAATGGCGGTCAGTTTCGCGGAAGATACCGACAATTTCGTCAAAAAAAATACTCAAAACGCGATTGACGCTTACAACCTAAGAATTGACACGGTGGCGCAGTCAATGAACACCGATCCTGGTGCTTTTCAAAGAGGTATGCAGTCCTTCGAAGAGCTACGCAAAGACCCGCTTTACCAATTACGACCAGCGGTTTATGAAGCGGCGATTGATAAAGCAAAACGCTCTGCCGCCGGCCAAATGCTGACCACGTTAGCCAAGGAAAACCCAGATAAGTTTTTCCAGTACCAAGGCGATGGAACCTTGGACGTTTTCAAGGACGTTATTACGCCGGATCAAATGTCAGGTTTTAAAAACGATGCGGAAAACACAATTACCATACGAGCAAACCAAGAATTTGCTCAACGCAATAGGCTGTCAAATCAGACCCGCGACGACCTTT
Above is a window of Methylomonas koyamae DNA encoding:
- a CDS encoding virion core protein, T7 gp14 family, with translation MCEPTTIMMGVGMAASAAMAAKSSSDQSSAQKKAGKYSAQSAGRQQAQAEYEAKQIMEQANEQARQVRAEAISVRGKQIANQAASGVVVGDGSAQAMVDEVTRLAEQDAVAYLMSGANGSISANEKGRLARMDGEFQSKQFYTQASNTMTNGMIGAGASLLSSAGSLGAKSGMTFGEMGGNIKGAFTGSPFNGSGMYRSFGN